A window of Synechococcus sp. MEDNS5 contains these coding sequences:
- a CDS encoding cob(I)yrinic acid a,c-diamide adenosyltransferase yields MTTSLSPSHRSRDARSADHRTLEQAGLRGLPALEPRPPLHLVAQEGQLQVHTAPYRGSYGTVLSQALRSAGLGSRVMVAQFLKGGVVQGPDAAVTLCDRLVWMRPAVLECLSQPVAQAEPGVVDAVQSIWNACSTQLRRGDLDQLVLDELGLAIAYGYLDEQEVLCRLEQRPASMDVIITGPSIPDSLMALADQVTELRRGF; encoded by the coding sequence ATGACAACCAGCCTGAGCCCCAGCCATCGATCCCGAGACGCCCGCAGTGCGGATCATCGGACGCTGGAGCAAGCCGGTTTGCGCGGACTGCCTGCCCTCGAGCCGAGGCCGCCGTTGCATCTGGTGGCCCAGGAGGGACAGCTGCAGGTTCACACGGCCCCGTACCGTGGCAGTTACGGCACCGTGTTAAGTCAGGCTCTGCGCAGCGCAGGGCTGGGGAGCCGGGTGATGGTTGCCCAGTTCCTTAAAGGCGGTGTTGTGCAGGGGCCTGATGCAGCCGTCACGCTTTGTGATCGCCTCGTCTGGATGCGTCCGGCCGTTCTGGAGTGCCTGTCTCAGCCTGTTGCTCAAGCGGAGCCAGGGGTTGTGGACGCTGTGCAATCCATCTGGAACGCCTGTTCCACGCAGCTGAGACGTGGAGATCTTGATCAGCTGGTGCTCGACGAGCTCGGTCTGGCCATTGCCTACGGCTATCTCGATGAGCAGGAGGTGCTGTGTCGTCTGGAGCAGCGTCCGGCATCGATGGATGTGATCATCACGGGGCCATCCATCCCCGACTCACTGATGGCTCTGGCTGATCAGGTCACGGAATTGCGCAGGGGGTTCTGA
- the dcd gene encoding dCTP deaminase, translated as MLKNDRWITEQAAQGMLEPFQAGLVRHLEPDQKLRPVLSFGCSSYGYDLRLSPQEFLIFKHVPGTVMNPKRFNPANLEPTELHHDEDGDYFILPAHSYGLGVALEKMKVPPNITVICLGKSTYARLGIIVNTTPAEASWEGHLTLEFSNSSGADCRIYANEGICQLLFFEGDPCDTTYSDRQGKYQHQPERVTLAKV; from the coding sequence ATGCTGAAAAACGATCGCTGGATCACCGAGCAAGCTGCTCAGGGGATGCTTGAGCCCTTCCAGGCAGGGCTCGTGCGTCATTTGGAGCCTGATCAGAAGTTGCGCCCAGTGTTGAGTTTCGGTTGTTCGTCCTATGGCTATGACCTGCGCCTCTCACCGCAGGAGTTCCTGATCTTCAAGCATGTGCCGGGCACGGTGATGAACCCCAAGCGCTTCAATCCCGCGAACTTGGAGCCCACCGAACTTCATCATGACGAGGACGGTGATTACTTCATCCTTCCGGCCCATTCCTATGGCTTGGGTGTGGCGTTAGAAAAGATGAAAGTGCCGCCCAACATCACAGTGATCTGCCTGGGCAAGAGCACCTATGCCCGCCTGGGCATCATTGTGAATACAACGCCGGCGGAAGCCAGTTGGGAAGGGCACCTCACTCTTGAATTCAGCAACAGTTCAGGCGCTGATTGCCGCATCTATGCCAATGAAGGCATCTGCCAGCTGTTGTTTTTTGAAGGTGATCCCTGCGACACCACCTACAGCGATCGCCAGGGCAAATATCAACACCAGCCTGAGCGGGTAACGCTCGCAAAAGTTTGA
- the thyX gene encoding FAD-dependent thymidylate synthase, whose protein sequence is MDPRFRVDLIAATPNPQQCVYAGMHQDYSEGFVAADRADWPDETKAGEICVKRLLAGERGHYGPLEHAQIVLNVGWFPHSVMQQARTHRVGVSFDVQSMRYTGERIARAADGELDLEDVFYLRPVGDYSDRQGKKYTYSEALRAQDLQLCRQASERYRDRLRAGFAEEHARGILPFDYRQHFVVSFSLRAFLHFMDLRAKLDAQQEIRELCDLMWPHLQQWAPEFAAWYEKSRLHKARLAP, encoded by the coding sequence ATGGATCCCCGCTTCCGCGTCGACCTGATTGCCGCCACCCCCAACCCGCAGCAGTGCGTGTATGCCGGCATGCATCAGGACTACAGCGAGGGCTTTGTGGCTGCAGACCGCGCCGACTGGCCTGACGAAACCAAAGCCGGCGAGATCTGCGTGAAGCGTTTACTCGCCGGCGAGCGAGGCCACTACGGTCCGCTCGAGCATGCCCAGATCGTGCTGAACGTGGGCTGGTTTCCCCACTCGGTGATGCAGCAGGCCCGCACCCATCGGGTGGGTGTGAGCTTCGATGTGCAATCCATGCGCTATACGGGCGAGCGCATTGCCAGAGCTGCCGATGGCGAACTGGATCTGGAAGATGTTTTCTACCTCAGGCCAGTGGGGGATTACAGCGATCGCCAAGGCAAGAAATACACCTACAGCGAGGCGTTGCGGGCGCAGGATCTGCAGCTCTGCCGGCAGGCGTCCGAACGCTATCGGGATCGACTGCGCGCCGGCTTCGCTGAGGAACATGCCCGCGGCATTCTTCCCTTTGACTACCGCCAGCACTTCGTGGTGAGCTTCAGCCTGCGAGCCTTCCTGCACTTCATGGACTTGCGCGCCAAGCTCGATGCACAGCAGGAAATCCGCGAGCTCTGCGACCTGATGTGGCCCCACCTGCAGCAGTGGGCACCTGAGTTCGCGGCCTGGTACGAAAAAAGCCGACTGCACAAGGCACGATTGGCGCCCTGA
- a CDS encoding thioredoxin domain-containing protein — translation MTGTPESSSLTPLQKGLLLVSAIALAVSLFLVRNGGMAESPLDQLARRSLAPEVALSNGRPTILEFYADWCEVCREMAPAMLAMENAHTDDLDVVLVNIDNPRWLDLTDRYDVTGIPQLNLFAADGQLRGRSIGGRTQSELNTLAAALVTNAALPTLTGVGSTSPMPEPTTMDSAAGPRSHS, via the coding sequence ATGACTGGCACTCCCGAGAGCTCAAGCCTCACACCCCTGCAGAAAGGTCTTCTGCTCGTGTCGGCCATTGCATTAGCCGTGAGCCTGTTTCTGGTGCGCAACGGAGGGATGGCGGAATCACCCCTCGACCAGCTGGCCCGACGCTCCCTGGCGCCAGAGGTTGCACTGAGCAATGGCCGGCCCACGATCCTGGAGTTCTACGCCGATTGGTGCGAGGTCTGCCGGGAGATGGCTCCCGCGATGCTGGCGATGGAAAACGCACACACCGACGATCTCGACGTCGTCCTCGTGAACATCGACAACCCTCGCTGGCTCGACCTCACCGACCGCTACGACGTGACTGGCATTCCCCAGCTGAACCTGTTCGCTGCTGATGGACAGCTGCGAGGGCGCTCGATTGGTGGACGCACGCAAAGCGAACTGAACACCCTGGCCGCCGCGCTGGTAACGAATGCAGCCTTGCCAACGCTGACGGGCGTTGGCAGTACCAGTCCCATGCCCGAGCCGACCACGATGGACTCGGCCGCCGGCCCACGCAGCCATTCCTAA
- a CDS encoding lytic transglycosylase domain-containing protein — protein MPAVQRPCVSAGPTRGLLLLGGTSILTVMAIVGGQRLLRQRHVPVTARMESAQVWARYRWSIDPLQRREAALLLASRSRDSPERQRRLLAGQGWGPSPLAAVALKQQALAARRAGRPVEAEQRWQSLLERFPTSAASADARYYLKGDDAQLKQQLLSQQPAHPATLAAAAELPDDANQDTLQANALHLARWGPRWPGAANLIRRTCGDITGTGLSQEQRLNLASALAELGDGTASELCLQGTPLQPPQALIIGRTLWRGTPAQKRRGEAMLLQLANAHPQSEEALRAAALLSEPLRPNQALLDALPLQLQERSADVAAARVRLNADRNGLEVLKQWPDHPAIWQLQWDLARNALLEGQWDQALSVLKTIPGNKLPDPLAARQQFWIGFSLAKLGKQQQAERVWEALIKAYPPGYYTWRAEARLGGGDLPALNGEAAATATRTINANNDAWERQGWSPLNSGDRFVDQLWRLGLRQEAWDTWRSSQATAKPSPQSQLIEGRLRLGVQDFWTGLSRLWRANLRLVSPDDDTQLQLHQSQHPRPLLPEFSAAAQQEAVRLELLLAIARQESRFSPGVQSPVGAVGLLQLMPATAAEMAGAPLSDADLRQPGRNATLGARYLAWLLTEWQGNPWLTAASYNAGPGAAGSWRSEELARDPELWVERIPYPETRLYTKKVLGNLWAYLRPDWEGRDRSRFR, from the coding sequence ATGCCAGCAGTTCAAAGACCGTGTGTGAGTGCTGGACCGACCCGCGGACTGCTGCTCCTCGGAGGCACGTCGATTCTCACGGTGATGGCGATCGTGGGGGGCCAACGGCTGCTGCGTCAGCGTCACGTCCCTGTGACCGCTCGCATGGAGAGCGCGCAGGTATGGGCGCGCTATCGCTGGTCGATTGACCCGCTGCAGCGCAGGGAAGCGGCCTTGCTCCTCGCCAGTCGCAGTCGGGACTCACCAGAGCGCCAGCGACGGCTGCTCGCTGGCCAGGGATGGGGACCGTCGCCCCTGGCGGCCGTGGCGCTCAAGCAGCAGGCCCTGGCAGCTCGACGGGCCGGCCGGCCCGTCGAAGCAGAGCAGCGCTGGCAAAGCCTGCTCGAGCGCTTCCCAACCAGCGCCGCCAGCGCCGATGCCCGCTACTACCTCAAGGGCGACGACGCGCAACTGAAACAACAGTTGCTGTCCCAGCAGCCTGCCCATCCCGCCACCCTCGCGGCGGCTGCAGAACTCCCCGATGACGCCAACCAGGACACCCTTCAGGCCAACGCCTTGCACCTGGCACGCTGGGGCCCCCGCTGGCCTGGAGCGGCCAACCTCATTCGCCGCACCTGTGGGGATATCACCGGCACGGGACTGTCTCAAGAGCAACGGCTCAACCTTGCCTCTGCCCTGGCCGAACTCGGGGATGGCACGGCCTCGGAGCTCTGCCTGCAGGGCACCCCGCTGCAACCGCCCCAGGCGCTGATCATCGGCCGCACCCTTTGGCGCGGAACCCCAGCCCAGAAACGTCGCGGGGAAGCAATGCTGCTGCAGCTGGCCAACGCCCATCCTCAATCCGAGGAAGCCTTAAGGGCAGCGGCTCTGCTGAGTGAGCCGCTGAGGCCGAATCAGGCGCTGTTGGATGCCTTGCCACTACAGCTGCAAGAGCGTTCAGCGGATGTGGCCGCAGCCCGCGTACGCCTGAACGCCGACCGAAACGGCCTGGAGGTCCTGAAACAATGGCCGGATCACCCCGCGATCTGGCAGCTGCAATGGGATCTGGCCCGCAACGCATTACTGGAGGGCCAATGGGACCAGGCCCTCAGCGTTCTGAAGACCATCCCCGGGAACAAGCTGCCCGATCCCCTGGCCGCACGACAGCAGTTCTGGATCGGCTTCAGTTTGGCCAAGCTGGGGAAACAGCAGCAGGCAGAGCGGGTCTGGGAGGCCCTGATCAAGGCCTATCCGCCGGGGTATTACACCTGGCGTGCCGAAGCCCGGCTTGGAGGCGGCGATCTGCCCGCACTGAACGGGGAAGCGGCTGCCACTGCAACCCGGACCATCAATGCCAACAACGACGCCTGGGAGCGTCAGGGCTGGAGCCCTCTGAACAGCGGTGATCGCTTCGTGGATCAACTCTGGAGACTGGGGTTGCGCCAGGAGGCCTGGGACACCTGGCGCAGCAGCCAGGCCACGGCCAAGCCATCCCCGCAGAGCCAGCTCATCGAAGGTCGGCTGCGCCTGGGGGTGCAGGACTTCTGGACGGGCCTGAGTCGGCTGTGGAGGGCCAACCTGCGGCTTGTCTCTCCCGATGACGACACGCAGCTGCAGCTGCATCAAAGCCAACACCCCCGACCACTTCTGCCTGAGTTCAGCGCCGCAGCGCAGCAGGAAGCGGTGCGCTTGGAATTACTTCTGGCGATCGCCCGTCAGGAATCTCGCTTTTCCCCAGGCGTGCAATCGCCGGTGGGAGCCGTGGGCCTGTTGCAGCTGATGCCGGCCACTGCAGCGGAGATGGCAGGAGCCCCTCTCAGCGATGCTGATCTCAGGCAACCCGGACGCAACGCAACCCTGGGAGCGCGTTACCTGGCCTGGTTACTCACGGAATGGCAGGGAAACCCCTGGCTCACCGCCGCAAGTTACAACGCTGGGCCGGGAGCAGCTGGTTCCTGGCGGAGTGAGGAACTCGCCCGGGATCCGGAGCTTTGGGTTGAACGGATTCCCTATCCGGAAACGAGGCTGTACACCAAGAAAGTGCTCGGGAATCTCTGGGCCTATCTCAGACCGGACTGGGAAGGTCGTGACCGATCCAGATTCCGCTGA
- the glmM gene encoding phosphoglucosamine mutase: MASPAFHPLDCPDPAQVSFGTDGLRGHVGTAITSTLALQVGFWCGRVLPSDGPVLIGMDSRTSGSMLVSALAAGLTAAGREVWTLGLCPTPAVPSLIRRFEAAGGLMVSASHNPPEDNGIKVFGADGSKLGSALQSRIEAGLRGQEPPLPQAHAFGVSHQRSDLLDLYQQDLLQSVQHQRLDGVPIVLDLCWGSATACGAAVFSELGADVTVLHGEADGERINVGCGSTHLEPLRRAVLERGATMGFAFDGDADRMLAVDGRGRIVDGDHVLFLWGSALQDSGVLPDQRLVATVMSNLGFERAWQARGGQLDRTPVGDQHVHAAMVRSGAALGGEQSGHILSSAHGLSGDGVLTALQLASLCHGQGITLADWLDRSFEAYPQKLVNVRVPDRSRRKAWADCQPLADLVQQAERSMADDGRVLVRASGTEPLLRVMVEAADPKAVEHWTQRLADAADKHLNAA, from the coding sequence ATGGCCTCACCTGCATTCCATCCCCTGGATTGTCCTGATCCTGCCCAGGTGAGTTTTGGCACCGATGGCCTGCGTGGCCATGTCGGTACGGCGATCACCTCCACGCTGGCTCTGCAGGTGGGGTTCTGGTGTGGACGGGTTCTCCCCTCTGATGGGCCTGTGCTGATCGGGATGGATTCCCGCACGAGCGGATCCATGCTCGTATCGGCACTCGCGGCCGGTCTCACCGCAGCGGGGCGGGAGGTCTGGACCCTTGGGCTGTGCCCAACCCCGGCAGTGCCGAGCCTGATCCGCCGGTTTGAGGCAGCCGGTGGCTTGATGGTGTCCGCCAGCCATAACCCACCGGAAGACAACGGCATCAAGGTGTTCGGTGCCGATGGCAGCAAGCTCGGCTCTGCGCTTCAGTCGCGCATCGAAGCCGGTTTGCGCGGTCAGGAGCCGCCGTTACCGCAAGCGCATGCGTTCGGGGTGTCACACCAACGGTCTGATCTACTCGATCTCTACCAACAGGATCTTCTCCAAAGCGTGCAGCATCAGCGGCTGGATGGTGTGCCGATTGTTCTGGATCTCTGCTGGGGCTCGGCGACAGCCTGCGGGGCCGCGGTGTTCTCCGAGCTCGGTGCCGATGTCACGGTTCTCCATGGCGAAGCCGATGGGGAGCGGATCAATGTGGGTTGCGGGTCCACCCATCTCGAGCCCCTGCGGCGGGCCGTGCTGGAGCGTGGGGCGACCATGGGTTTCGCCTTTGATGGTGATGCCGACAGGATGCTGGCGGTTGATGGCCGGGGCCGCATCGTCGATGGTGATCATGTGCTCTTCCTATGGGGCTCAGCGCTGCAGGACAGCGGCGTGCTCCCCGACCAGAGGCTGGTGGCCACGGTGATGTCCAATCTCGGTTTTGAGCGGGCCTGGCAGGCGCGTGGCGGGCAGCTTGATCGCACTCCGGTGGGTGATCAGCATGTTCATGCCGCCATGGTCCGCAGTGGTGCGGCGCTCGGCGGCGAGCAATCCGGCCACATTCTTTCCTCAGCCCACGGCTTGTCGGGTGATGGGGTGCTGACGGCCCTGCAGTTGGCCAGCCTTTGCCATGGCCAGGGGATCACCCTGGCCGATTGGTTGGACCGCAGCTTTGAGGCTTACCCCCAGAAGCTGGTGAATGTGCGGGTACCTGATCGGTCACGCCGCAAGGCCTGGGCGGACTGCCAACCACTTGCTGATTTGGTGCAGCAGGCCGAGCGCAGCATGGCGGACGACGGGCGGGTGCTTGTGCGGGCCAGTGGCACCGAGCCACTCCTGCGGGTGATGGTGGAGGCGGCCGATCCCAAGGCCGTTGAGCATTGGACCCAGCGCCTGGCGGACGCGGCGGACAAGCACCTCAATGCGGCGTGA
- a CDS encoding BadF/BadG/BcrA/BcrD ATPase family protein produces the protein MTDSTTDTTPVLAGFDAGQTHCRCRLSRWTGGGWHVVGEGTGSGVSHLDASGGEERFREAIRSSLQAAWPHGCQAPLAAAAVGASGVEAGTALQTRAASLLHEVVNLPEGRCVATGDERTALRGAFADQAGIVLISGTGMIVVGRNTLGEEHRCGGWGWRLDGAGSAFDLGHQGLQVSLRMADGRLADGPLRQRLWESLGCRTADALKTLVVQQDHQPADLARLAPLVDEAAAQGDREARRILDRSAFALAEAASAVARQLSLNEPNLCAHGGALLNLREFNGAVHQAMQQHLPGARWTQPLGDACDGALALARDCCQLTPH, from the coding sequence ATGACTGACTCCACCACGGACACCACCCCCGTGCTGGCTGGATTCGATGCTGGTCAGACCCATTGCCGCTGCAGGCTCAGTCGCTGGACTGGGGGTGGCTGGCATGTGGTGGGAGAGGGCACTGGCAGCGGCGTCAGCCATCTGGATGCCTCGGGCGGCGAGGAACGCTTCCGGGAAGCCATCCGCTCCAGCCTGCAGGCCGCCTGGCCCCATGGCTGCCAGGCTCCACTGGCTGCGGCGGCCGTGGGGGCGAGTGGCGTGGAAGCCGGCACAGCTCTGCAGACCCGCGCAGCCTCACTGCTGCATGAAGTGGTGAACCTCCCCGAGGGGCGCTGCGTCGCCACGGGCGATGAACGCACCGCCCTGCGCGGCGCCTTCGCCGACCAAGCCGGAATCGTGCTGATCAGTGGAACGGGAATGATCGTGGTGGGACGCAACACCCTTGGCGAAGAACACCGCTGCGGCGGCTGGGGTTGGCGCCTCGATGGCGCAGGTTCAGCGTTCGACCTCGGGCACCAGGGCCTGCAGGTGAGCCTGCGCATGGCCGATGGACGTCTGGCCGATGGGCCCCTGCGCCAGAGGCTGTGGGAAAGCCTCGGCTGCCGCACCGCCGACGCGCTCAAAACCCTGGTGGTGCAGCAGGATCATCAGCCTGCCGATCTAGCACGCCTGGCACCGCTGGTGGATGAAGCCGCCGCCCAGGGAGATCGCGAAGCCCGGAGAATCCTTGATCGATCAGCATTCGCTCTCGCCGAAGCCGCCAGCGCCGTGGCCAGACAGCTGAGTCTGAATGAACCCAACCTCTGCGCCCACGGAGGCGCACTTCTGAATCTCAGGGAATTCAACGGCGCCGTACACCAGGCAATGCAGCAGCACTTACCAGGTGCTCGCTGGACCCAACCCCTAGGAGACGCCTGTGATGGCGCTCTGGCCCTGGCCCGCGATTGCTGTCAGCTCACGCCGCATTGA
- a CDS encoding IctB family putative bicarbonate transporter has product MAEASDPSPWLLRWQGCLPGSATQQKRLSNLAGITLILLLAGLPLVTRTGLGLIVLACGALWLLWSLTKPPERLGGISGWLLLFLGVAVLATGFSPVPAAALKGLVKLLSYLGVYALMRQLLAVRPEWWDRLMAALLGGSLVTDVLALRQLYAPTEELARWADPNSVAEGTIRIYGPLGNPNLLAGYLVPILPLALVACIRWRGWGSRVFAATALILGSASVLFSYSRGGWLALVAALGSLVLLLVLRAIRHWPPLWKRLVPLALLGAGGVLLALAVTQVDPIRTRVMSLLAGRGDSSNNFRINVWLAAIDMIQDRPWLGIGPGNAAFNSVYPLYQQPKFNALSAYSVPLELLVETGIPGLIACMGLALASVRSGLKALASDADLALPCIGCLAAITGLLVHGAADTIFFRPEVQISGWFCLATLSQSRPKA; this is encoded by the coding sequence ATGGCTGAGGCTTCAGATCCGTCCCCATGGTTGCTGCGCTGGCAGGGATGTCTCCCCGGTTCGGCAACGCAGCAGAAGCGCCTCAGCAATCTGGCCGGCATCACGCTGATCCTGCTGCTCGCAGGACTGCCTCTGGTCACGCGCACGGGGCTGGGGTTGATCGTGCTGGCCTGCGGTGCTCTCTGGCTGCTGTGGTCGCTCACCAAGCCTCCCGAGCGGCTGGGTGGAATCAGCGGCTGGCTGCTGCTGTTTCTGGGCGTCGCCGTGCTGGCCACAGGCTTTTCGCCAGTCCCTGCCGCGGCCCTCAAGGGGCTGGTGAAACTGCTCAGCTACCTGGGGGTTTACGCCTTGATGCGCCAGCTGCTCGCCGTGCGGCCGGAATGGTGGGATCGGCTGATGGCAGCTCTCCTCGGGGGATCGCTCGTCACCGATGTGCTGGCCCTGCGCCAGCTCTATGCCCCCACCGAAGAGCTGGCCCGCTGGGCTGACCCGAATTCAGTCGCCGAAGGAACGATCCGGATCTATGGGCCGCTCGGCAACCCCAATCTGCTGGCGGGCTACCTGGTGCCGATCCTGCCGCTGGCGCTGGTGGCCTGCATCCGCTGGCGCGGATGGGGAAGCCGGGTTTTTGCGGCGACTGCCCTCATCCTTGGGAGTGCGTCGGTGCTCTTCAGCTACAGCCGAGGGGGATGGCTGGCCCTGGTGGCGGCCCTGGGCAGCCTGGTGCTGCTTCTGGTGCTTCGCGCCATTCGCCACTGGCCCCCACTCTGGAAGCGATTGGTGCCCCTGGCCCTGCTGGGGGCCGGGGGGGTGCTGCTGGCACTGGCCGTCACCCAGGTGGACCCGATCCGCACCCGGGTGATGAGCCTGCTTGCCGGACGCGGCGACAGCTCCAACAACTTCAGGATCAATGTGTGGCTGGCTGCGATCGACATGATCCAAGACCGCCCCTGGTTGGGAATCGGCCCGGGGAACGCTGCCTTCAACAGCGTCTACCCCTTGTATCAACAACCGAAATTCAATGCCCTGAGCGCCTACTCCGTGCCTCTGGAACTGCTTGTGGAAACAGGCATTCCGGGCCTGATCGCCTGTATGGGGTTAGCGCTTGCCAGCGTGCGTAGCGGCTTGAAAGCACTGGCGTCCGATGCTGATCTGGCTCTTCCCTGCATCGGCTGCCTGGCAGCAATCACCGGGCTGCTCGTGCATGGGGCCGCCGACACCATCTTCTTCCGGCCTGAAGTGCAGATCAGTGGATGGTTCTGCTTGGCCACCCTCAGCCAATCCCGTCCAAAGGCATGA
- the trmB gene encoding tRNA (guanosine(46)-N7)-methyltransferase TrmB, which produces MRQHVNPLSRFFQLPLELPAPDHLFDDPSRPIHLDIGCARGLYLQELAAIRPDRNHLGVEIRRPLVRSAQRDRDRLERLNLHYLFCNANVSLEGWMAALPHDRLQLVSIQFPDPWFKRRHRKRRVLQPSLLLAIAATLQPGRELFVQSDVLAVIDPMVALVELSGCFDRPAEDAQPWRADNPLPVPTERERYVQELGLPAYRVLYRRNQQPLPDREDLEIAWQRVDNPANDASPPDG; this is translated from the coding sequence ATGCGTCAGCACGTCAATCCCCTCAGCCGGTTCTTTCAGCTGCCGCTGGAGTTGCCTGCGCCGGATCATCTGTTTGATGACCCCAGCCGCCCCATTCATCTGGACATCGGCTGCGCCCGGGGCCTTTACCTGCAGGAGCTGGCCGCAATAAGGCCGGATCGCAATCACCTGGGTGTAGAAATCAGACGGCCCCTGGTGCGATCCGCCCAGCGCGATCGGGACCGCCTTGAACGCCTCAACCTGCACTATCTGTTCTGCAATGCCAATGTCAGCCTGGAAGGATGGATGGCCGCGCTGCCACACGATCGCCTGCAGCTGGTGAGCATTCAGTTTCCGGATCCGTGGTTTAAGCGTCGGCACCGCAAACGACGCGTGCTGCAACCCTCCCTGTTGCTGGCCATTGCTGCCACGTTGCAACCGGGTCGGGAGCTGTTTGTTCAGAGTGACGTGCTGGCCGTGATCGACCCGATGGTGGCCCTGGTTGAGCTGAGCGGATGCTTTGATCGCCCCGCCGAGGACGCCCAACCCTGGAGAGCCGACAACCCTCTGCCGGTGCCTACGGAACGGGAACGCTATGTGCAGGAGCTGGGTCTCCCTGCCTATCGGGTGCTCTACAGGCGCAACCAGCAGCCACTGCCGGATCGTGAAGATCTGGAGATTGCTTGGCAACGGGTCGATAATCCCGCCAATGATGCATCCCCCCCGGATGGCTGA
- a CDS encoding FIST N-terminal domain-containing protein produces the protein MVPFNPLDWFRSSGSQARCRHALSHQPSMEEAVRDVSSTLGANAADVALVFVSSHFASDLPRLLPLLQQRLHASHWLGCLGGGVVGTTADNEAHEVEQNPALSVMLLNLPGAQLQSVQLNSNDLPDLDGAAQHWHEWVGLKPGSSRSLLLLIDPTCSGINDLISGLDYAYPAVDKIGGIAIPHNAAHGSLLCGDGVAAGAVGLSIGGDWFLDPVVAQGCRPIGPVFAIEQAQRNVLLELSDGDRRDSPVACLQRVLAGLSAEDRELVQHSLFLGVERQELSAGAALAKLQRFASDSGQSDPAGNNEQERTFLVRNLIGVDPRNGAVAVAERVRAGQNVQFQLREAQASRQEARQLLQTSHSTSAEKDPLCGLLFACLGRGSGLFGTADGDVSIAREVMPNLPMAGSFCNGEIGPLGGATHLHGYTACWGLLRHAPLESSPS, from the coding sequence ATGGTTCCGTTTAATCCTCTCGACTGGTTCCGGAGTTCGGGTTCCCAAGCGCGTTGCCGCCATGCCCTCTCCCATCAGCCATCCATGGAGGAGGCCGTTCGGGATGTGTCCAGCACCCTCGGGGCCAACGCTGCCGACGTTGCCCTGGTGTTCGTGTCCAGTCACTTCGCCAGTGATCTTCCCCGCTTGCTGCCCCTGCTTCAGCAGCGTCTTCACGCCAGCCACTGGCTGGGATGCCTCGGCGGTGGTGTTGTGGGCACCACAGCGGACAACGAAGCCCATGAAGTGGAGCAGAACCCTGCGTTGAGCGTGATGTTGCTCAACCTTCCTGGAGCCCAGCTGCAGAGCGTGCAACTCAACAGCAACGACCTTCCGGATCTTGACGGCGCTGCGCAGCACTGGCACGAGTGGGTGGGCCTGAAGCCGGGATCCAGTCGATCACTTCTGCTGTTGATCGATCCCACGTGCAGCGGCATCAATGATCTGATCAGCGGTCTGGATTACGCCTACCCCGCGGTGGACAAGATCGGCGGAATCGCCATTCCCCACAACGCCGCCCATGGCTCCCTGCTCTGCGGCGATGGCGTCGCAGCCGGAGCCGTTGGCCTCAGCATTGGCGGCGATTGGTTTCTCGACCCTGTGGTGGCGCAGGGGTGTCGACCGATCGGTCCGGTGTTCGCGATTGAGCAGGCCCAGCGCAATGTGCTTCTGGAACTCAGCGATGGCGACCGGCGCGACAGCCCCGTGGCTTGCCTGCAGCGGGTGCTTGCAGGACTGAGCGCCGAAGATCGTGAACTGGTGCAGCACTCGCTGTTTCTGGGTGTTGAGCGGCAGGAACTCTCCGCAGGGGCCGCACTGGCCAAGCTGCAACGCTTCGCATCCGACAGCGGACAGTCCGATCCAGCAGGCAACAACGAGCAGGAGCGCACGTTCCTGGTTCGCAACCTGATCGGTGTGGATCCCCGCAATGGAGCCGTTGCCGTGGCCGAGAGGGTTCGCGCGGGGCAGAACGTTCAATTTCAGCTGCGGGAAGCGCAGGCCTCCCGCCAGGAAGCACGCCAACTGCTGCAAACCAGCCACTCAACCTCAGCCGAGAAGGATCCGCTCTGTGGCCTGCTGTTCGCCTGCCTGGGCCGAGGCAGCGGCCTGTTCGGAACCGCTGATGGCGACGTGAGCATCGCCCGTGAGGTGATGCCGAATCTCCCCATGGCCGGAAGTTTCTGCAACGGCGAGATCGGTCCCCTCGGCGGCGCGACGCATCTGCATGGATACACCGCCTGCTGGGGCCTTCTCCGCCATGCACCGCTCGAGTCCTCGCCGTCCTGA